TCTTTAAAGAAATGCTACCTGAAATAGAAGAAACAGCTAATCTTGTTAAGAAGATTTCAGAAGGTAGTTCTAAGCAGAGTGATCAGATTGCTCAATTTAAAATGGCTTTAGATCAGGTTGGAGAAGTTGTTCAGTCTTCAGCTTCAAGCAGTGAGCAGCTTTCTAGTATGTCCGATAAAATGTTAGAGAAGTCTAAGGAACTTAGAAAATCTGTATTATTTTTTAAAATTAAAGATTCTAAAATTGAAAATTTGCAAGATGATGATTACGATTTCAGGTTAATAGATTGTCCTGAGAATTCTTTTAAAGATGAAAATCAAAATTTGAAAACCAATGGAATTTCGACTTTAAATGATAGTAGGCATAATTATTCTTTAAGTACTGATGACGAGTCTTCTGTAATAACTAATACTATTAATAAGCGAGTTGATCCCAAAAAAGCTATCGATATTGCTGATAAGGATTTAAATTTTGATGATGATTTTTCAGAGTTTTAGAATTTATTTTTTGTAAAAGAGGTGGTTAGTATGAAGCTTAAAGCTAGGATGTTGCTACTTGTTCTTATTCTGATAGCATTCTTTATATCAATTTTGTTTTTTATTTTTGGAATGTTGATTAATAGTAAATTGGTGGATCAGCAGTTTGATCTTATGATAAATCTTATTGGAAGCATTAAAAGTTCTTTTAATCTTTACATCTCTTCAATGGAAGAGAAAGTGAGAGTTAGTTCAATGTATTTCAATTCTGCTGAGAAATTTAATGAGGCTAGTAAAGTTAAATCCAAAAGGTTGAGTTTTATTTTAGATCAATCTGAAATTCTTGTTCAAACTGGTAGTAATATGATGGTTACAAATAAGGAAGGTGAAATAGTTTTTACTACGGCTGTTAAGGATAATAGTGATTTTGGCAAATCTATTGGAGACAGAGAATATTTTACGAAACTGAAAGAATCTCAAAGCATTGTTTACAACTCTTTTGTCATGTTAGCAGATCCCGGGTCTATTGAAGAGTCTTTAGTTAACAACATTTCCAAGATAAAAAATAAAAAAGGCCAGATTCCTTACATATTAATAGGTATGCCCTTAAGAGATTTCGACACAGGCGACATTTTCGGTTATTTTATGTTTTTTTATTCAATGGATTATATAAATAGGTCTTTTAGAGGGATTAATTTTGGAATACTCTCTAGTGGTCGTGCCCTAGCTTATGATACTACAGGTAAATTATTGGTTCACCATACGGTATTTCCAGGCGATGTTTTAACTGATATTAGTGCCTCTTATTCCAATATTGTTAAAAAAACATCTGAAGATTTGTTGCAAAAAAATAAAGAAATTTCAACTGTTTATTATTATGATCCCAATACCAGTAAAAGATATGTGGGAATTAGTCAAAAGGTATTATTAAGCTTGTCTAATAGTAAATTTATTCTTTTAATGAGAACCTCAGAGGATGATTTTTATTATATGTCGCGAGCTACAACTATAATCTTAGCCATCAGTTTTGCATTTACATTACTTATTCTTGCTGTTGCAACTCTTTATCTTGTTAAAAAATTGAGCTCTTCTTTGAATAAGATATTAGAATATTCTGAGCGACTTGCTTCTGGTAATTTTACGGCTGATGTCAATTTTGGCAAATGGGATACTGTAGAGTTGTATAGCTTGTACGAAGGACTTGAACAATTGAGAACTAATTTTTCTTCAGTTGCTAAGGGGGTTATTGAAAACCTAGATTATCTTTATGAAAATGCGATTCAAATAGCAAATGCAAGTCAGAATTTAAGTTCTGGCGCTGTTGAACAGGCTTCCACTTTGGAACAAATGACAGCAAATATTGAGCAAATATCACAAGGTGTTTCTGAGAATACTGAAAATGCATCTACTACTGAAAAAATTGCTGTTAATACTAATGAAAGGACTAAAGAGGGGCATAAATCTGTTGTTAAAGCTATTGAGGCAATGACTGTAATTACTGAAAAAATTGGAATTATTGACGAAATAACAAGACAAACTAATTTACTTGCTCTAAATGCTTCTATTGAGGCTGCACGAGTTGGAGAAAAAGGCAAGGGTTTTGAAGTGGTAGCCGCTGAAGTTAGAAAGCTTGCAGATCAAAGCAAAGAATCGGCAAGAGAGATTATTGATATTGCAAATAGAAGCTTAACTGTTGCAAGTCGTGCTGGAGAAAATTTTGAACAGATAGTTCCTGGTATGGAACAAACGGCTAGACTTGTAAAAAATATTTCTAATGAGAGCTATAAACAAAGTATTCAAATAGAGCAATTTAAAAATGCAATAGAACAGGTCAGTCAACTAGTTCAAACCACAGCTTCAAGTAGTGAAGAACTTTCTGCAATGTCTGAGAAAATGTTAGAGAGTGTAAAAGATTTAAAAGAATCTGTTGATTACTTTAAGATCGAAAAGTAAGTAAAGAGTTTAAAAATCTTCTACTTACTTACTTTTGTGGATCATTATTCTATGACTTTAAAAATTTTAGCCCCACCTAAGCATTCTGTGTTTTTATAAAAGATTGCAAATTGCCCCGGAGAGATTCCTTGGTCTTTTTTATTTAAAGAAATTTCAATTAAGTTATTTGCAATAAGCTTTAATTTGCACGAGCATTTTTTTTCTCCGTGTCTAATTTTAATTTTGAAATTTTCAAAATTTGAAGGTGTGTCGTTTATCCAATGTATTTCATGAACTAGAAATTTGCGCTTTGCTTGTTTTAAATAATTTTCGTTATGGGAAATATATATGATATTTTTTTCTAAGTCTTTTTCTATCACAAACCAAGGTCCGTTGCTAAGTTTTATTCCCTTTCTTTGTCCGACTGTAAAAAACCAATATCCGTTGTGAATTCCCATTATTTTGCCCGTTTCTTTTTCAATTATATTACCTTTTTGCTCACCAAGATGATATTTGATAAATTCATCGTATTTAATTTTTCCTAAAAAACAAATACCTTGGCTATCTTTTCTATCTTTGTTGGGTAAATTTATGTTTTTAGCTATTTGTCTTACTTCGCTTTTAAGCAATGTCCCTAAGGGGAAGTATAGTTTTGACATTTGTATTTGGGAGAGATGAGATAAAAAATAGCTTTGGTCTTTAATTTTATCTTTTGCCTGTTTTAAAAAAAATTTTTTTTGTTTTATTTGTATTTTAGCGTAATGCCCGGTGACAACCAAATCATACTGCTCATTGATTTTCTCAAAAAATGCTCCAAATTTTATTCTTTGATTGCAAAAAATATCTGGACTTGGGGTGTTACCCGCTTTTAGTTCTTCAATAGTATAGCTTACTACTTTTTCATAATATTCTTTTTGAAAGTTTATTATTTCATACGGTACATTAAATTTGTTACATACAGCTTCAACGTAATTTAAATCTTCTTGCCAAGGGCAGCTTCCAATGTAAGACAGTTCATCTTCAAGCCAAATTTTTAGATAGTAGCATTTTATATTTGTATATCCTTTGTTTATTATTCTATAAAGGGCAACAGAACTATCAACTCCTCCAGACAAAAGCACTGCTATTTTCATAAATTTCCCTTTTTAGGTTTCATTATATAAGATTTTGATAATTTTTGTAAATTATAATATAATACTTAAATCCATTAATGTATTGAGGAATTTGTGAAAATAGGTATTAGTGATATTAGGATTTTTTTACCTTTAAATTATTTAGACTTTTCTGTTCTTTTAGAAAATCCTTTATATTCTTCTAATGAAGCTTTTTTAAAAAAAATTAATAGAGCAATAGATGCAACCTTGCAAAAAGGTTTTAGGTTTACCGGTCCTAATGAGGACAGTGTAACCATGGCAAGTTCGGCTGTTAAGCTTATTTTTGACAACAATAATCTCGATTTAACCAAAATTAGAATGCTTTTGGGGGGTACTGAAACAGGCGTTGATCATTCAAAGTCAATTTCTTCTTATGTTTTTGGGGCTTTAAAGCAGGCTGGTATTTTCTTGGGGAATAATTTTCTAACTTTCCAAGTTCAGCACGCGTGCGCTGGTGCTGCAATTTCTTTACACAGTATGGCAAGTGTTTTAAGCCATTCTGATAATTCTGAGTATGGTATAGTTTTTTCTTCAGATATTGCACATTATAGCAATCTTACTACGGCCGAGATTACCCAAGGAGCTGGCGCAACTGCCATTTTGGTTGAAAAAAATCCAAAGCTACTTTCGATCAATTTATCTGAATTTGGAGTTTATACCGATGATGTTGATGATTTTTTTAGACCTTTTGGAAGTATTGAGGCTAAAGTGCGGGGTCAATATTCAGTTGAATGTTACAATAATGCAAATGAAAATGCTTTAAGAGATTTTGCTTTTAAAAAGCATCTTAGTATGAAAGATTTATTTTCTAATTATAGGTTTGTTCTACATGTTCCTTTTGCTAAGATGCCGATAGATTCAATGCATTATATTTTAAAAAAATATTATAGTGATGAGGAATCTGTTAGAAATGCTTATTTAGAATCAATAGATTTTTACGATGGAGTTGAAGCTGCTATGGAGGTAGGGAATTTGTATACGGGTTCAATTTTTCTATCTTTAGCATTTTATTTAAAAAGAGTATTTTCCAAGAAAGATATTACAGGAGAAAAGATATTGTTTTGCTCTTATGGATCTGGCAATATTATGATTATTTATGAGCTTACTGTTGAAGAAGGTGCTTTTGATGTTGTTAGATCATGGGATCTTGATGAGCTTATAAAAAATAGAAATAATGCAAATTTTGAAGAATATAAAGATTTCTTTCAAAATAAAATAGTTCCTGGTGAATCCAAAGGATTTTATTTAAAAGAATTAAGAAATGATGGATACCGAATTTATGGGTATCGAGCTTAATATATTGGAAACCAAAAAAAGGCATATTGAGATTTGTTTAAATAAGAACGATGTTAAAAGCGGTTGCAATCTTTTAAAGTTTGTTAAGTTTAAGCATAATGCTCTTAGTGATTTTAATTTTTCTGAGATAAGCATAAAAGAAGAAATATTTGGATATAATATTAGAATGCCTGTTTTTATTTCTTCCATGACAGGTGGGAGTAAAGAGGGGAATGATTTTAATAAATCTTTAGTTAAAATTGCAAACCATTTAAAAATTCCTATTGGCTTAGGTTCTTTTAAACTTTTGTTTAAGTATCCCGAGTACATAAGAGATTTTGCTCTTAAAAAGTATGCTTATAATATTCCTTTGTTTGCTAATATCGGCGCTGTTCAAATTGTTGAATTTGGGATTTCTAAAATAGCTGAAATGGTTAAGAGGTTAGAAGTTGATGCCATTATTGTGCATCTTAATGCAGGACAAGAGTTGATGAATGTTAATGGAGACAGAAATTTTAAAGGAATAAAAGAGGCAATAGCTAAATTATCTGGCTTTTTAAGTATTCCGTTGATTGTCAAGGAAACAGGTTTTGGAATTTCACCAAAAGATGTTAAAGAATTATTTAACCTCGGTGTTTCTTATATTGATCTTGCAGGGAGTGGTGGAACCAATTGGGTTTTAGTAGAAGGCATTAAGGGCGATAATCTAAATATTGCATCTTGTTTTTCTGATTGGGGTATCCCTTCGATTTTTACTTTACTTAGCATTGATGATTCTCTAAAAGCTAATATTTTTGCATCTGGTGGATATGAGACGGGCATGGATATTGCTAAAG
The nucleotide sequence above comes from Borrelia maritima. Encoded proteins:
- a CDS encoding methyl-accepting chemotaxis protein, with product MKLKARMLLLVLILIAFFISILFFIFGMLINSKLVDQQFDLMINLIGSIKSSFNLYISSMEEKVRVSSMYFNSAEKFNEASKVKSKRLSFILDQSEILVQTGSNMMVTNKEGEIVFTTAVKDNSDFGKSIGDREYFTKLKESQSIVYNSFVMLADPGSIEESLVNNISKIKNKKGQIPYILIGMPLRDFDTGDIFGYFMFFYSMDYINRSFRGINFGILSSGRALAYDTTGKLLVHHTVFPGDVLTDISASYSNIVKKTSEDLLQKNKEISTVYYYDPNTSKRYVGISQKVLLSLSNSKFILLMRTSEDDFYYMSRATTIILAISFAFTLLILAVATLYLVKKLSSSLNKILEYSERLASGNFTADVNFGKWDTVELYSLYEGLEQLRTNFSSVAKGVIENLDYLYENAIQIANASQNLSSGAVEQASTLEQMTANIEQISQGVSENTENASTTEKIAVNTNERTKEGHKSVVKAIEAMTVITEKIGIIDEITRQTNLLALNASIEAARVGEKGKGFEVVAAEVRKLADQSKESAREIIDIANRSLTVASRAGENFEQIVPGMEQTARLVKNISNESYKQSIQIEQFKNAIEQVSQLVQTTASSSEELSAMSEKMLESVKDLKESVDYFKIEK
- the mnmA gene encoding tRNA 2-thiouridine(34) synthase MnmA encodes the protein MKIAVLLSGGVDSSVALYRIINKGYTNIKCYYLKIWLEDELSYIGSCPWQEDLNYVEAVCNKFNVPYEIINFQKEYYEKVVSYTIEELKAGNTPSPDIFCNQRIKFGAFFEKINEQYDLVVTGHYAKIQIKQKKFFLKQAKDKIKDQSYFLSHLSQIQMSKLYFPLGTLLKSEVRQIAKNINLPNKDRKDSQGICFLGKIKYDEFIKYHLGEQKGNIIEKETGKIMGIHNGYWFFTVGQRKGIKLSNGPWFVIEKDLEKNIIYISHNENYLKQAKRKFLVHEIHWINDTPSNFENFKIKIRHGEKKCSCKLKLIANNLIEISLNKKDQGISPGQFAIFYKNTECLGGAKIFKVIE
- a CDS encoding hydroxymethylglutaryl-CoA synthase, which gives rise to MKIGISDIRIFLPLNYLDFSVLLENPLYSSNEAFLKKINRAIDATLQKGFRFTGPNEDSVTMASSAVKLIFDNNNLDLTKIRMLLGGTETGVDHSKSISSYVFGALKQAGIFLGNNFLTFQVQHACAGAAISLHSMASVLSHSDNSEYGIVFSSDIAHYSNLTTAEITQGAGATAILVEKNPKLLSINLSEFGVYTDDVDDFFRPFGSIEAKVRGQYSVECYNNANENALRDFAFKKHLSMKDLFSNYRFVLHVPFAKMPIDSMHYILKKYYSDEESVRNAYLESIDFYDGVEAAMEVGNLYTGSIFLSLAFYLKRVFSKKDITGEKILFCSYGSGNIMIIYELTVEEGAFDVVRSWDLDELIKNRNNANFEEYKDFFQNKIVPGESKGFYLKELRNDGYRIYGYRA
- the fni gene encoding type 2 isopentenyl-diphosphate Delta-isomerase, with amino-acid sequence MGIELNILETKKRHIEICLNKNDVKSGCNLLKFVKFKHNALSDFNFSEISIKEEIFGYNIRMPVFISSMTGGSKEGNDFNKSLVKIANHLKIPIGLGSFKLLFKYPEYIRDFALKKYAYNIPLFANIGAVQIVEFGISKIAEMVKRLEVDAIIVHLNAGQELMNVNGDRNFKGIKEAIAKLSGFLSIPLIVKETGFGISPKDVKELFNLGVSYIDLAGSGGTNWVLVEGIKGDNLNIASCFSDWGIPSIFTLLSIDDSLKANIFASGGYETGMDIAKGIALGARLIGVAAVVLRAFYNLGEDAVFSLFSDYEHILKMSMFLSGSKNLSELRNNKYFLSSYLLSEFGVFKQFYET